The nucleotide sequence GTAAACGCCGTATGCAAATCCAGAAACTACTCCAATCACAATAAAAATTACCAGGCTTTTTGCTAACATGTCTTCAGAATGATTTTAAATTAATCCTTTGAATGAGTCGGTTTTGTTCTCCATTTTTTAGGATATGTATTTGGAGCCATGATGATTCTCTTTGTTTCAAATGCATATCCCTTTGTTGCATCACGAATCTCTTCTTCAGACATTGTAGATTCAGCCAAAGCAACTGCCTCACCTTTTTGCGTGTAAATCCCAACAAGATCCCCCTTTTTTAGATTAGGAGAAATTTTCAAAACACCTGGAATTGCAAGTTGTGCGCCATGGCACATTGCGTCTACTGCAGAATCACGAATTACTACTGATTTTAGTTCACTTAGTGCATACTCTACTGGTTTTATCATTTGCATTAATCTTGTTTCATCTTTGTTTTCTTCCCATAGTGCAAATGCATTTGCTAGTTCATGAAGAGTTACTAGGCCGTCAGTTTCATAAAATTGGTCGACTCTGGTTCTTCGAAGCTCAATCATCGTAGCTCCAGGTCCAAGAATTTCTCCTATATCATAGTATAATTTTCTAATATAGGTTCCAGCTTCGCACAAGACTCGAGTCAAGAGCAGTCTTTCCTTTTGCTCTATTAATTCAAATTCATAGATAGTTCTCGTTCTTGTTTGTCTCACAACTGCAGAACGTTGTGGGGGTTTTTGAAAAATTTCCCCTTTAAACAAATTAATAATTTCTGAAAGTTTTTCTTTTGAAGGAAGAGAATGCACTCGTCCTAATGCAACATACTCTTTAGGACCCAAAAGTAAAACTCCCAGTGCTTTTGTTGCCTCGCCTAATCCTAATGGCAATACTCCTGATACTTGAGGATCAAGTGTTCCACTGTGACCAATCTTGGGAAGTTTCAAAATTCGTTTTGCCCAAGCCACAGTCTCATGACTTGTAGGACCAGGAGGTTTGTCTAGCAAAATAACACCATAGTTTAGCAATTGTTCGAGTGTTCTTTTGTCATAAGGCGTTCCATATGCATCGTCAGTTATATCCTGATCAATTTCAATTAGATTTTCAAGTTGTTTGAGTGTCATAGTAATTTTCTCACAGTTTCTTTTGCAACATCAATTACTTGCTGAGCTGTTAGATGATCAGTGTTTATTATTAAATCAAAGACAGATTTATCTTCACCAAAATCAAAATCATAAAGTTTTTTATACAATGCTTTATTCTTGTCAAATCTTTCTCTTGTGATTTCATATGCCTCTTGAGGACTCATGTTATCCCTTGTTTGCATTCTTTTTGTGCTGCTTTCATGGGAACCTTCTAACCAAATTTTAATTCCATCTGTAACTAACCATGGTAAAGTGTAACTAGTAATTACCACTCCGCCCTTCTTGAAGAGCAGTGTTAATTTTTCATCTAATGCTCTGTCATACTTTGAATCTTGTTCTCGTTTATTTAGAAATCTCATTCCCTCTTCAGTATCCCACCAATCATCACCATCAGAATCAAATCCTTCATCCATTGCCATCTCTTTTAGCACATCACCGCCACTAAGATATTCTAGTTGAAACTCTTCAGCCAATCCTTTGGCAACAGTTGTTTTACCTACTGCGGGAGGACCAGAAATTACTATAGATTTTGTCAACTGAGATCCATTGAGGTTTTAGTCAGTTTCATAACAATGCCACTAAACGCAATAGATGAAAGGAAGTACCATGCCCAGAGATACAGTGAATTTTCATGCCCATAGCAAGGATCACCTTCTATTGCCGCATGTTCTGCAGTACATGTTAGTTGGAAGAAATCTCCGGGGATTACATTTAGAGGAATTGGAGATAATGCCACAGTGTAAGAAAACAATTGAGGCAATACAAAATAAAATATCAAAATTAAAGGTACGAAAGTAATCATCATTGGTCGCATGTTCATCTGCATCATCTCCATTGACATTTTGTTCATATATGCAGACTTTTTTCCAAGTTCGGCAATTTTGGCTTGGTCTTTTGCTCTCATTGCAGCCATTCTTTCTTTTTGCCATCCACGTGTTTCCTTCATTATTCGTTTGAGTTTTGTTTGATCAACCATCTTCTTTCTAACAGCAGAGTTGAAGAGATTCAGTAAAATCCCAAATCCAGATACTGCAAACATTGAAAGAATCAATCCTTTGATAATTGGATCATCACTGCCTAAGGCCTGTCTGCTTTCACCGCCAAAGATATCAAATTGCAGATGTATCGAATCAAGAAATAGTAGAATAAAGTTAAAGTCCATTTTTTACAGTCCTATTGCATTAATTATTTTGTCTATAGCTTCATCAATCTTTCCTTCTCTATTAAGAATATGTTTTACAGGCGAGCCTGTGAGCACAGTACAGGCAGATATCATTGCTGATTGGATGTCAAGTTCTTTATTGATATTTGGCAGAGTAATTTTGTCTCGATTTCGTGTTTCATCTTTCATTCGCCTATTGTAGATTTCTTCAGGTTTTGCTGAAACTGAAACAAAGTTAGTTGGTTTGATAATTTTTAAGACATGTTCTGGTAATCCAGGATAGTAGCCTTCTGGTGAATTGATAAACGCATGAGTGTCTACAATAACCACTTGTTCATTATATGCAGCAATTTTTTCAGCGGCAATTTTTTGAAGTTGTTGTTGCTTCTCTACAGGTAAATGTCTAAGCTCATCTCTGTCTTTGAGACCATTTTCTTTGGCAACTTCAAACATCAACGTTCCAAAACTTACTACATGTACAGTTTTATCATGATCTTTTAGAATTTGAACCATTTTAGAAAGAATTGTCGTTTTCCCCACACCGGGAATTCCTACTAGAATTATCCTCCTATTTCCTTCCAAGTAAAGCACCCAAACGCGGCATAACGACTTCTACTTGTTCTTTTACTAACTGTGTGTAATAGTTGATGAGAATATCCACCATAAGTAAAATTCCAATACCAGATCCAAATACACCAAGAACATCAGATACGCCGGCTAGCAGACCTAAAATCATTGAGCCAATAATAGTAACTGATGGAATGTACTTGTTTAGTAACGCTTCAACGGGGGCATTCGATCTTCTAAATCCAGGAATTTGCACATCAGCATCAAGTAAGTTCTTAGCTGCACTCTTGGGGGATAATCCTCCCAGCTCTACCCACAATCTACCAAATACAACTACAATTCCAACCATAAACAAAATGTAACCGACTGCACGCATTGGATCCAATGCTGCCACATCCAATCCTCTTGGAGGAGTAATGTAGTAAATAATTCCACCAACGGGTGTAGATGGACTTGTAGGATCAAATTGTGCAATAAAGTTCATGAAGAAATTATTATTTCGCGGGTTCATGTTCGCCCACAGCATTTGGAAAATGAAAACAGCGTTTGCAGTAAGGGCAGATGCCAAAATTACTGGAATGTTAGAAACATACATCAATTTGATAGGATATACTGCAGAGAAACCTCTGTATTTTGTAGAGACGATTGGAATTTCAATTTTCATTCCCTGTGTGAATACCAGAATTAACAATATTCCTGCAGTAAGAAACACACCAAAGATGCTAGGAAGCTGGTTTTGACGGAAGAATACATTAGACAGATCCCCATCAAGTATTGACTGACCGAGATACGGAATAATACCAATTGTTCCTCCATCTCCTGCAGGTAGCGGGCTAAACATACTCCATAGAATTTGTTGAGCAACACCTGCCATAATGAAAAGACTGATTCCGCTGCCAAGTCCCCAGCCTTTCTGAATTAATTCGTCTAAGAACATAATGATAATTGACGCTGCCATCAGCTGTCCAATCATAACATACAAAAAGTAAGGCTCTGTAACGCCAGGCCCATATACTGCGATAGCATATACAATAGATTCTGCAACAATTACAATGTATGTAACAATTTTAGTTGCAGTCTGAAATATTCCTCGCTCTTCAGGTTTTTTGAAATCAAATTTGAGAATATCTGAACCTCTCAGCAACTGCATTAAGAGTCCAGCAGTTACAATCGGCCCAATTCCTAATTCAACAAGAGTTCCTTGTTGTGATGCAAAAATTACTCTAGCAAATGCTAAAAAGTCAAACTGAGGTGCTGTTGCTCCAAATAATGGAGTTTGACCCATTATCATGTAAATTAGTAATGCTACTCCACACCACAACAATCGAGTTGGAAGTGGAATTTTCTTTTTTGGTTTTGGTACTTGAGGAAGATACGGTTCTGCTTTGAAAACAACCTTTCGAATAATTGTGGTAATACTACCCTCAGCCATTATTAGATAGCACCTCTCCCCCAACAGCTTTTAACTTTTCTTCTGCAGTTGCAGTGAATTGTTTTACTTTGACGGAATATGCATTAGTTAATTTTCCGCCACCAAGGAGTTTTTCGTATCCTGCGCTTTCAAGGTCTACGATTTTCTTTCCTCCTTCTTCTTTACCGAACTTTAGGAACAAGTCATCAAGATCTCTGACGCTAGTCCATGTTTTGGCAATATTTGGGTGAGGTGTTTTAGGGGAATCATGACCATAGTGATCTGGATCATATTTTAAAGTAGAACTCCAATGATGTTTCATCATACCAGTAACTCCAAGACCACCTTTGTGACCACTTGCTCGATGTTGACCTACTTGTCCCCATCCCATGTGTCGTCCACCTCTAAGTCGTCTTGTTTTTCTTAGTCTTGTTGCCATATCAAATCATTCTCCTTACAATAGCGTCAAGTTCTTTGTTTTGTCCAAGAATGCCTTTATTTCCATAAAGTCTCTTTGTACTTCTTTTGAATCCAAGTCTCGGAGGCGCTAAAGCAAACCAAGGTTTTAGAGGTTTTAGTTTAGATAGAGTAGCTTTTCCTTCTGCTAATGCAGTTCCTAATTCATCAGAATTTGCAAATCCTAGTTCTTTAAGATCTTCAGCAGTAATTTTTTGATAACCGCCTTTTCTTGCTTTTTTATCAATCAATTCTTTTGCCAATGATGCATCAAGTTCAACCCAAGAAACATAGTGTTGAACTTTTCTTAGCATTCCCAAAGTATTTTCTTTGGCAGGAAGAATTGTGGCACGGTATTTTTTATCTAATTTTAACAAAGTCATAGTATGAGTTGCCCAATAAGGACAGTCAGCTTGACCTTTAATTCTAACAACAAGATAAGCGTGTGCCATTTTCTATCAACCTTGACTAAACGTCTGTCTCAGACAGTCCAAAATTGCTTTAGAAGTTGAATTCATTGTAGGAGTAGAACCCTTTGCAGTAGTCCATGCGTCTTTGAGACCTGCCAATTCCAACAATCGTTTAATTTTACCACCTGCAACAAGACCTAATCCACGAGGTGCAGGAATAATTTCAATTGTAACACTTCCACCTTTTCCTTTTACTTTGAATGGAACAGAATGCTTTTGCTCACATTTAC is from Nitrosopumilus sp. and encodes:
- a CDS encoding RNA-guided pseudouridylation complex pseudouridine synthase subunit Cbf5, translated to MTLKQLENLIEIDQDITDDAYGTPYDKRTLEQLLNYGVILLDKPPGPTSHETVAWAKRILKLPKIGHSGTLDPQVSGVLPLGLGEATKALGVLLLGPKEYVALGRVHSLPSKEKLSEIINLFKGEIFQKPPQRSAVVRQTRTRTIYEFELIEQKERLLLTRVLCEAGTYIRKLYYDIGEILGPGATMIELRRTRVDQFYETDGLVTLHELANAFALWEENKDETRLMQMIKPVEYALSELKSVVIRDSAVDAMCHGAQLAIPGVLKISPNLKKGDLVGIYTQKGEAVALAESTMSEEEIRDATKGYAFETKRIIMAPNTYPKKWRTKPTHSKD
- a CDS encoding EMC3/TMCO1 family protein; protein product: MDFNFILLFLDSIHLQFDIFGGESRQALGSDDPIIKGLILSMFAVSGFGILLNLFNSAVRKKMVDQTKLKRIMKETRGWQKERMAAMRAKDQAKIAELGKKSAYMNKMSMEMMQMNMRPMMITFVPLILIFYFVLPQLFSYTVALSPIPLNVIPGDFFQLTCTAEHAAIEGDPCYGHENSLYLWAWYFLSSIAFSGIVMKLTKTSMDLS
- a CDS encoding cytidylate kinase family protein; protein product: MTKSIVISGPPAVGKTTVAKGLAEEFQLEYLSGGDVLKEMAMDEGFDSDGDDWWDTEEGMRFLNKREQDSKYDRALDEKLTLLFKKGGVVITSYTLPWLVTDGIKIWLEGSHESSTKRMQTRDNMSPQEAYEITRERFDKNKALYKKLYDFDFGEDKSVFDLIINTDHLTAQQVIDVAKETVRKLL
- the secY gene encoding preprotein translocase subunit SecY gives rise to the protein MAEGSITTIIRKVVFKAEPYLPQVPKPKKKIPLPTRLLWCGVALLIYMIMGQTPLFGATAPQFDFLAFARVIFASQQGTLVELGIGPIVTAGLLMQLLRGSDILKFDFKKPEERGIFQTATKIVTYIVIVAESIVYAIAVYGPGVTEPYFLYVMIGQLMAASIIIMFLDELIQKGWGLGSGISLFIMAGVAQQILWSMFSPLPAGDGGTIGIIPYLGQSILDGDLSNVFFRQNQLPSIFGVFLTAGILLILVFTQGMKIEIPIVSTKYRGFSAVYPIKLMYVSNIPVILASALTANAVFIFQMLWANMNPRNNNFFMNFIAQFDPTSPSTPVGGIIYYITPPRGLDVAALDPMRAVGYILFMVGIVVVFGRLWVELGGLSPKSAAKNLLDADVQIPGFRRSNAPVEALLNKYIPSVTIIGSMILGLLAGVSDVLGVFGSGIGILLMVDILINYYTQLVKEQVEVVMPRLGALLGRK
- a CDS encoding uL15 family ribosomal protein, translated to MATRLRKTRRLRGGRHMGWGQVGQHRASGHKGGLGVTGMMKHHWSSTLKYDPDHYGHDSPKTPHPNIAKTWTSVRDLDDLFLKFGKEEGGKKIVDLESAGYEKLLGGGKLTNAYSVKVKQFTATAEEKLKAVGGEVLSNNG
- a CDS encoding adenylate kinase, with translation MLYLEGNRRIILVGIPGVGKTTILSKMVQILKDHDKTVHVVSFGTLMFEVAKENGLKDRDELRHLPVEKQQQLQKIAAEKIAAYNEQVVIVDTHAFINSPEGYYPGLPEHVLKIIKPTNFVSVSAKPEEIYNRRMKDETRNRDKITLPNINKELDIQSAMISACTVLTGSPVKHILNREGKIDEAIDKIINAIGL
- a CDS encoding 50S ribosomal protein L30, which encodes MAHAYLVVRIKGQADCPYWATHTMTLLKLDKKYRATILPAKENTLGMLRKVQHYVSWVELDASLAKELIDKKARKGGYQKITAEDLKELGFANSDELGTALAEGKATLSKLKPLKPWFALAPPRLGFKRSTKRLYGNKGILGQNKELDAIVRRMI